The following is a genomic window from Carassius auratus strain Wakin chromosome 15, ASM336829v1, whole genome shotgun sequence.
CCTCAAATTGTACTAACAATACATTGAAAGTGCCTGTAGAGAAACTTAACAGAAATGTCATGATGATCATGACACCATCCCAATATGATTGATAACTCATCATAACCTTAACCTCTTTtgaacattcctttttttttatggataacATCTATTGCTATGAACTTAAAGCATCAGAAGTATTTCATGTCAACCTGTTTGGTTTAAAATGGCTCTGACGCTGATTTCAGATGAATGCAGAACTGATAGCTAACTCTCTACACTTAAAGACATAAACAGCAAAGGATGTTGGGTAATTAAAAGACACATTTAGAAGCCAAAGGTCAGTGGAAAAGCATATTGATTGGTTACTTTGGCCGACAAGTCTTATTTAAAAGTGTAGTTGTTTTTCTCTATAAACTCCTTTAGTTTGGTGGGGTAGTCTGTCATAATCCCTGTAGCCCCAAGGTCAAAGGCACGTTTAAAGTCCTCCTCGTCGTTCAACACCCAGACGTACACCTGCggttgaaaaaagtaaaaaacaaagacCAATTTAAAAAAGTCTCAAGATGCTCATGCACATCATAGCACTCAAAGCAATgcttaaaggggggatgaaatgctatttcatgcatactgagttttttacactgttaaagagttggattcccatgataaacatggacaaagtttaaaaaattaagttgtacgtttgaaggagtatttctgttccaaaaatactccttccggtttgtcacaagtttctgaaagtttttttcgagtatggctctgtgtgagcgcgcactcccgtatagcagagcagagagaggctgtgcacagacaatcactgatcagagcaagagcgtcgcaaaatgtcactaaagaagtgtgtttttggttgccagggcaagacaaccctgcacagattaccgaagaaaaaacagcattaagggaccagtggatggagtttttttttacagagcatcaacggagttgtgcaagtgtttttgtttgttccctgcatttcgaagatgcttgtttttttttttttgcttgttttaaaaacaaggcccagtttgatgacggatttgcacattgtttatttcttaaggatgatgcaatcccaacgaaaaagggtcacgatcgtgtgttggaaccacaggcggtgagtaaaactgcttcaaatatctctgcctccttgttagtgcgtcccctcccatgccggagacccgggttcgagccccgctcggagcgagtcgttgctgctgctgctctcgttcagtttcagcctcgggatctgattctggatcataaataaacggctgaatctgacttttaaccatggtttgttttggatgatggttttttcctcacggtaatgtcacagcttccaaacgctctcaaagcaaaagcctactggcgctcgtgattctttagctccgcccacacgccacgcctccagtctgtcgtgtttttccaggaaaaatcggtacagactatctttctcttatgaatataataaaactaaagactttttggagttatgaaggatgcagtactactctataggtactcaagattaacaggatattgagtgaaaacgagcatttcaccccccctttaagcataaAGAACAAGTGGTGTATGACCTAAATCTCATTTGGAGATCAGCACTCACCTGTATTCCTCTGCTCGTCAGATGATCGAATAATGCTTTTCTCATGAGGAGCCtgaaaatacattcataaaagtGTAATTCTAGCATGTTTACGACTCTAGCAAGTATTAGAATAACATGGCTAAGCTTAAGCTTTTCTTCATGCTTGTAATTACTTTCATCACTAAGGGCAGAATGGGCAAAAACTTTAAAGGCGGTAGTAAACTACTTTCCCAAAAGAAACACATAAACCGTGTTAAGTAAATATTTAGGTAAAAGGTTTATTGAGGCCAGAGTGCACATGAACTTACGTGTCTGCCAGCCATGTTATAAAACGCTGACTCTGTGTCTGACGCTCAGGGTCTTTGAGTCTGCAAGAAACCAAATCTTTAGCACTTCTCAGATTTCCAACAAAAATGTCTAGCATAGCACTAGTTTTGTGAGCATACAAAGTTCATCTGCTGAGCCTGAATGTACGCAGGACCAAATCTaaagatttctttttaaatactaGAAGAACTATTAGAGCATGCACACTATATTGTCAAAAATATTGGGACACCCCTTTCTAATGAACAGGTTTACTACTTAAATAATATCCATGAGTACAAATCTTAATGTTAAAGCATATAATGATATTCTTGgtcagtgtggaagaacttgactggtctgcaGAAACCCTGTTGAACACCTCTGGCgtgactttaaatgcagacctTGAGCCCGAAAACTCATCACCTAACACCAATGACTTGTATCTATGGGTACAGTCATTTAGACACTCCCAAAACTGTTGAAATGGAAAATAGAtggaaatacaattttaaagggacaataagtaactttttaggtattttattatctaaaatcaatatttttattcataaatatgccctcaatggtgtacaaatacctatgccaatgtttaaactaatcctcgtaaatgaagaatttattatctttatatacatgggacgggtaggtcgacggaggcttccatgtagttccgccatcttgtaaaactataatagcagagagggacaaaaagtactaagccaacgcgtttccacagcgcgttttcggtcagagccagaaacgcaggtgcagagcagtgagaggtgcttgaaactgcaccggcaagtttaaaagtctggattgcattcttattatggaccatacatatgccgcgccacaggagaagaaaacatcgtcgccaaaacagtcaaaaatagaacgtaaaaggaaacgtgaccgtagattacagaaaacaagagttaatgtcggggaagctttttctaggtggaaagagctaatgcttgataaagatttcaaaagagacgctgaagtggccagttttcttctcgacaggtaagtcagtgttacaatctatattacaatattttttttatatctaacaatgcacattattcagaaaatataacgaataaagaagacataactactaattacaatatttcatgtttcccacagtcagtaattcatactgtaacattcgtttgtttatggtcatgttgcagtttgtttgaaataacacacctgttcacctgaaggaaaactcgacgaagtgctattagaagacatcccgtcaaagctttttggtacatatcgcctaccgtagatgcaacgcgcatttgaaaaagcgaggcgctggagagcaaaattagtttgaatgcaaaatacaatttcaccactagatgggagtaattcctacttagtgtccctttaattaaatacaataattatatttcCATCTCTGTTGCCACAGTTTTGTAAGTGCCTGTTTCTGTTCTAAAGAAGGGAGTGTCCCAGtacttttgtccatatagtgtATGGACAAGTCATCTGTGTTtggtagggatgtaacgattaaccaCCAGCCAgttgaaaatcgattcaaatatgtgacgattcaaatcggttgagatgctaaacaaatcatGATTCAATTAGGGGTAGAATACAATATTAATTTATGTCTGAGGGGACTTAcagtctttagaaaagtttagatggtattttttagagcagaaaccaaggaaacgctttatacgccacctgctggcagagtgtgaatctgcgtctcgttcagctcgtctgctgcATCAGTTTCATGGAGATacatagtttcacaaaactgaagtcaaaccgTTCTGTTTTTGCCTCAAGTTTAAAAATCATACAAtctaatttagcttaaaaactgctcatgttgcatgtatgcagcatctttgtttggatcatgattaaaatgcagtgattacctttcattttaaatggaaagagccccgacaaagccttattttgtttatatgaagagatttattttatttgtgttacttatttatttgatttggggcttgttttaaaagttcaattttgttttgttatttacatttacattatatttaaatttgatcaTCACGTTCACAAAGAAACGTGTAGCATTTTGTCCAatcaataataaaaggacacatttaatttataatttgtctgtaaaaaaaaacaatcgttAAGCAAATCGAATcgtgaaatcaaaatcaaaatcgtgaatcgaatcgaattgtgagttgagtgaatcgttaagTGTTTGATGAGTTTTTAGctctgcatttaaagtcacaccagaggtgttcagcAGGGTTTCTGCTGACCactcaagttcttccacactgactcaatcaatcatttcttttttaacattGCCTTATCCACAGAGGCATTGTCATGTTAGAATAGAAAAGGTTCCTGTCCAAACTGTTGCTATAAATTAGAAGCACACAATTCCCAAGAATATCATTATATGCTTTACATTAATATTTGTACACATGGATATTAGTAAAGAAGTTAATCCTGTTCATTAGAAGTGGTGTGCCAAAACTTTTGGCAATATAGTGTATGCATGACAAAAATGCATATGTTGCTCACTTGGAAATGATTGAAGGCATGGGAATCTCCAGGAATTGTTCCTTAAGCGGGACGAAGGGCAGGAGGCCTGTGTAGAAAAGACCGAGTAACAGCAGCACTCTGGGCAAACTGAAAAAGACTGGGATTTGTGGGTTCtacaaaacaaatagaaaaacgtcagatattgacattttgcatactTTATTGTTCAGCTATGTTGTTTACTAATAACCAGTGTATTACCTCGGTGTAACATTTCTTTACGATTTCGTTTCTGGAGTTTCCCCAGACGGTCAGATGCTCCCTGTTGTATCGGACAACCAGCTCGGACACctgacagaaaaaaagtttaacttttatttttctttctggtGAACTCATCCAGGATTCGAGGAAATTAAATATGAGCGGGACAGAGGGCCCATTCTcatgaaaatgtgaataaatagtacaccaaataaaaatgaaaactcgtGGTATTGATACGCAAAATTGGACTTtggcgtgcatatgatacgcagGTTTCACGTACATATGATATGCATTTAccccacaaccctaaacctacccatcgcGTAGCATATGCACACCAAAGTCCAAAGGGCCCACAAACCTTCTTGATGAGCGTGTCATTGTTGACCTTGATGTCGATGTTTACAGGGGTGTTTGGGAAAGCTTCAAACACGTCTCTCAGCAGAGGGATGCGTTTGTCATCTCCTCCTTCACAGTAGCACTCTGAAACACATCAGGAATAATGGAATAGTTGGACATAAATGTCTTAGTTACCATTAAATGCATACAAAACATATCTGAAGAGTTTATAAAGTGTTTGAAAAAACCGACACCACAAGTGCGTCTGTTTTGAATTTCAATTGAGTAAAAATATGAACTGAAATTTGAGTGAGAATAATAAccaaaaatttgaaataaatgaatgtggACATGATAAACATTACAAATTTACTTTCATTTGATTTGTGACAAAGAAATTTcacaaaagaaaagttttttttcatattgattttgcattatgacattttcatgtaacttATTTAcggtatttatttaatactacaACTGTATTTCCAGaattcaaaaattattattatttttttatttaaaaaagttttaagtaaaaattattggagtacattttacaagaaaatactatttcggTCTTTTCCCTTCAcatttaatgattaattaaatttgttatttctttgtaattatccATCAAATTTACTAGCTAGCCATTTTTTTCCAGTTTAGATTTTCAATCCTAGATTTTTAAGGTGGTTTTAGTTTTGTACTTCACTGTAGCATATTAGTAACACTACAGACACATCTGGAATCTGCTTAATTGTACCTTCAGATTTGTTGAACATTACCTGGACTGAACACTCACCTCGTTTGAAAGACACCCTAAGCTTACAAAGGTAAGGTGGAAGATCCTaagaagacaaacacacacactttcagaaTACAGCATATATTTACATGCTGATGTTAGAGTTTAAGGCCTACTACAAATTAGTCAAGCAGTCATTTGGACTGCGACTGTGAATACAGGATGTTTGGAGTTGCTCTACTCACAGCATAAGCCACATCtgaaatgcatgcattaattCCAGTCGACCGCTTCAGGTTGGAATCGTGCAACACCACGACCTGCTCATCCTTGGTTAAATGACAGTCCAGCTCCAACATGTCAGTGCCCAGTTGAACAGCACTGAGGAAGAAGAAAATGTACAACAGATGGGTTAAGAACCACGAACATGAAGATTTTCATCCAGGGTAGTGTTTCACAAAAGCATCTTAAGCTTAAGTACATTGTAGACCACTTGAAACCAATGGTTCTACGATCAACTTAGGCTTTTGATGCTTTTTGGAAACACAGCCCTGATCCttgtaaaaaaacacaattttgtcATCAACTCATGCCACTAGGATGAATAATGAAGAAACACTTCATATGCATCTGAATTCTTCAAGATCAAGTATACAGAGTTAACTAAGCATGTTAGGTTTTAGTACAGTCATACTCATCATTGCAAATCCAAGCAATTAATCGCCGCCAACTGAGAAACTCACTGCCTGAAGGCTGCCATCGTGTTCTCCAAGTTCTCACCAGCTCCTGgagatgaagaaaaacaataatagCAGTGCTTGGTATTTGCTTTTGTTAttcaacttaataataataatcacaagtGGTGTTTATGTTCAGACTGCATGTAGTTTCTGCAGTATTCCAAGGTTCAGTCCACACTCCAGTGTGTAGTCAATAAAGTCAATGATGAACCTCTGAACCAACATCGGCCCAACATGAAGGTATTATGAAATATGACTTAAAGATAAAAAACAGGCTTTACACTACATAGcagacaaaaatgttttaagtgCATGACTATAAGGCTAAAGTTAGCAATGTTATGACTTTCTACCTAGTCAGTATTTTGTACATCACAGCTCACTAGGtcttattgaaagtgaaagtgaattgATATGtggcatgtactgtatgttgtcccatactcggaatttgtgctctgtattcaacccatccaagtgcacccAGAGCAGTGGCAGAAGTGGGCTTCGACCCTCTATGCATTGGGCCACGACTGCCCCCAGTGTACAAGGACTGGATTGAATAAACGATGAAAACGACTGTCAGTCACTCACCGCCGCGGTGTGAGATGTGTCTGCTCCGGAAGGCTTCTTTCTTTCGCCGATGCAGCAGAGACGGACACTTGAGCAGTAACGCCGAGGTGAGCACGTATCCGCTAACCGTGGATATAACATAAACCGCGGCGCTCATATTTACTTTCATCAGTCGGACAGTTAAGGCAGACTTCTAAAGCCACGTGCATAAGTAGAGTTCAATGAAAAGTGACGTGAAACGCGACAGTCTGTGCAGAAGACAACGCACAGGCCGGTATTATCCAACACTGCTGGCCAGCTGCACTGGAATAGTAATCAGAAGAAAGCCGAGTGAAGCTTTAGGGCAGAGCATTTGGTGTCAGTCAGATTTGATCCTTGTTTATTTGCACCGCTATGCATTTCTCTGTTAACCCACCTATGGGCTTGCAGTCCAATGTTTCTTGACAGGCCACCCCCTATGCGCAGTTTACATACTGCTCGggtcagtaataataataatactacagtCGCTGTAACGCGCATGCGCACCACAATCATCTGATGACGCCAGTGAACGCAAGAGGATGCTCatggacaaataaaaaaagtcctTCGTGTCAGCTTCAGTCCGCTTTAAACTATAAATGTTTTCCTTTACAAAAAAGCGTCAGTGAAagaaaattaaagggatagttcaccaaaaatgaaaattctggcattatttaggcctaatgaCACTCGAGATGTTCAGTTgaactcaaaagaagatattttgaagattgtttgtaagcaaacaaacagttgatggtagccattgacttatgAATGGCATAAAAGTATTATAGATGTATGAAAAAAGTACTATGAAAGTCGATGGCTACTGTAAATCttcaaaaaatatgtattttgtgttcaacaggaaACTCATTCATAACATctttgagggagagtaaatgatgacaatttataTTACtgggtgaattaaaaaaaaatgttgtttaatctTTTCATGTCTAAATAAAATACCCTAATTTGTGTGATTTGGTCATTTTCTagcattaaatacaaaactttgtcagtaaatgtaataaaaaatgtttaaaactatTGTTAGTTTTTCtgatataatttaacattttatgcgACATATTTAATAGGTATCTCATAAGTCTCTAATGttttaaaagtgaaatgaatgGGACACCAAATGAATTCAAATGACAGTGAAATGGAAATGATACTCAGTTAAAGATGTTAAAACAAAATTGTCTATATTTCATTTGAATGCTAGCATGATGTAAGGTGACAGGTGTTATCTCTCGACTAAAGTTCAAGATCTCACTGTTTCAGCCGTTCAAGTGCTCTTTAACATCAATGGAATGCATGGGGGATTACTGGATTACGCAAACAAGACATGAGACTTCAGCATGAATGACTTGACTCTGTTCTCTAAAGTAATAACCTATGTAGATACACAACATAATGTCTGTAATCAACACAATACAACTTTTTTCCTTCCATAGATCAGAATTCACAATGTGGCTCTAAATACGTAGCCCTTCCTATATATTACAAGCAACTGAACCAAGTATGTCAAAGGTCAGTCAGTTTGGTCTGTCAAAGTTCACTACAAAGTTCAAGCCTATATTGCAATCGCTACGAAATCAGATATACGACAAAGATTGTCAATTGAAATGCTTCTAAACTGAAGCTCTCTTTAAATACAGCACACAAATCAGCATTTAAGACATTGCCGTGTTCGCTGTATTTGCCTTGTAATCTAAGAAAGAGGAACCTTGTTAGAATAGGTGTA
Proteins encoded in this region:
- the LOC113115199 gene encoding lysophospholipase D GDPD1-like, translated to MKVNMSAAVYVISTVSGYVLTSALLLKCPSLLHRRKKEAFRSRHISHRGGAGENLENTMAAFRHAVQLGTDMLELDCHLTKDEQVVVLHDSNLKRSTGINACISDVAYADLPPYLCKLRVSFKRECYCEGGDDKRIPLLRDVFEAFPNTPVNIDIKVNNDTLIKKVSELVVRYNREHLTVWGNSRNEIVKKCYTENPQIPVFFSLPRVLLLLGLFYTGLLPFVPLKEQFLEIPMPSIISKLKDPERQTQSQRFITWLADTLLMRKALFDHLTSRGIQVYVWVLNDEEDFKRAFDLGATGIMTDYPTKLKEFIEKNNYTFK